A segment of the Lycium ferocissimum isolate CSIRO_LF1 chromosome 10, AGI_CSIRO_Lferr_CH_V1, whole genome shotgun sequence genome:
GATAATTAGTGTGCAATAATCCCATGTTAGTGGCCAGCAGATGTTTCCTTGATGTAATAATACCTCCATATATCCACAATAAGGTTAGGATTATTCTGAAACTTCCTATACTAATATAATCCAACACGCTTGTTGCCAATTGAGTGCTTCTTATTAATATCCTGAATATTTACACTAATGTTTATTACTCTTTGGATTTGTTCACTAATTGAGTATTTCTCACCGTGTATAATATAAATGtgaaacatttttaaaaaacgAAAATCTATAATGCTTAACCACTAGATAGTAAAAATTGCAAAGAATTACGCAAACGGCAAAAACTAAAGATGTCCAATttgatggacaaaaattaaagcccACTCAAAAATAGGGGCAATCGTGCGAATTGCCCCTTTATGAGCTTGTGTTATGCATTTATTAGTGCTCTTAACTTTCATTTAGTGCTCTTAACTTTCATTTATCGGCCCATTCCGATGTGGATTTGTTTAAGATGTCACGTGGACTTCTTCGGCAGTTTAATTGTCTAAAAGCGTGTCAATCCTTCTTTCTGACTGTCCTCGTCGCCCGTAGATGTCACATGCACTTTTTTCAGCAGTTTAACTGTCTAAAAGCGTGTCAATTCTTCTTTCTGACTGCCCTCGTCGCCTGTTGGCCCACCCTCTGTCATTGATGTCACACGTTACAAGGAGAATCTAATAGGGAGACAAGGTTACTTCTTTTGTGACTCTTTTTCCGGACAATcctgaaaattttcttttatttccttcaaTGTCATTTCTTTCCCAATTTCTTATCAGACCTCCATAATTTTCTATGTCAGCAAGGTCCCCAAAGAAAGTAGGAAATTATTAGTCCAAAGGGGCCAGTAGTTTAAGGCTTTCAAAATTTCAGGAGTTAAATGTCTATGATTAAAGCTTGCCCCATTGATTAGTCTTGTATATACAGTGTACTGTAATCattaatttagaagaaaaggtttaggttatatactccctccgtcacaatttaagtgtcttagtttgagcaacacggaatttaagaaacaAAAGAATACTTTTGAATGATGTGGTCTTGAATTAAAGATGTGTTTCTCCTTTAAAGCTTGTGGTCCTAAACTTGCCAAAAATTaacactctttttgggacagactaaaaaggaaagtaagacacttaaattggaacggagCGAGTACTAAAGAAGGCAGCAATTTGAGAATCTAAAAGATAATTCATACCCTAATTGCATGTTATTGGCCACCACATGCTGCCTTATTATATGCTACGTATCCACAAGGCTAAGATTCTGATACTTCCAATGTCAATCTAATAATTCAATATGATCTTTTAGCTAGTTGCATACAATGTTTCTTAAAGTCCTGAATTAATCCACAATGCACATGCAGAGGTAAGCTAGGGTGCAAGATGTTCATTCGAACACCTTTTGCTGGAAAATAATACCGtaatacaagaaaaataataacCGCTTATTAAAAATTACTTTAGTGCGAAAGCAATAGTCGAGGAATCTTTTGAAACCGTCACAAGCTTCTGCTGTATTTCCTTCTAacacaatatcatcaacatatactaATAGTAAACACAACGTATTCTCCATGACCGGTTGCTTGAAACCAAACTCTTTCAGCAAACCATTCACGTGGAGCCTGCTTAAGACCATAAGTGATTTATGAAGGCGACAAAATGCATTTGGTACCTTACTATAGTGAAGATTGGGAGGCTAATTTATTCTACTTCCACCACATTTTATGTAATAGTGTTTGACTAGGTAGGTACTTTAACAAAATCAAAGAAGATATTTGACATGTAAGCTATAGAGGAGATGTCAAATTAATGGGGGCTGTCTTTCACTAAGAATGAAACCTCAAACAAAAAGGGCTACTAGAAGTCAATTCCATCGAATGACTATATATGGTCAATAAGACACATTCCTAACAAATGGACTGttctaatttcatgagttttggCGCACAATCCACATGTAATAATAATCTCTTTGTCCACCTTTATGTGACACGCTCGCCCAGTATAAAGAGGCAGAGAGCCTATATAGCTTACATAAGAGCGTCACAGGAACTCTTATATTTTCCCACTTGATTCAAGGAAAGCATTTCATCCTCTGCAGAAACGAATTGTTTTGGTTGGTTCAATAAAACATCAAGGTTTCTCTGTGTAATATAGTTTAATTTATATCGTTAGTACCTGTCTTTCTATTTCAACAGCAGCTGCAGAAAGTCTTCTTTTTAGCAGCGACCTCTCTTCTTCACAAGTTTTCATGTTGGTGTCTAAAGCAAAACGGAAGAAAATTCAGACATAATATGGAAGAGATACAATGAAGGTAAGAACCTAATAAGAAAGCATGACTTTTCTACTGAGCAATATTCATTATGACTAAAACCACAGACAAGAGAGGATGTAAACAAGACATTGTCGAAAAGTCACCGTACCCGATTCTCCATAAAAGATACTTCCTTCATTGTTTTCATGTAGTAcctttataattttgaattttttgttatACCATTTTGGGTAGCAAACAAATGACGGAGATCTCATTGGTAAATTTGCCTACTTCTGCCAAGAATAGCAGTGGTTTCAGGCGAATATAACTGAAAGTTTCCCCTagaaaaagttaaagatcaATTAGTTCACTCATTGAATTCACCAGTCTTATACTCCAGTCTCAAAATTATGCTTTTAGGACCAGATGAAGTCCTGTTATCTACGGTTAGggtctccagaatcagccatgCCTTTTCCCATTTGCCAGATGTGGCAAACGTCAAATGGCAAATGCCATAAAGCTGATAAAGGTCCATCAAGGAGGGTTCTAAGCATTCTTTCAAGTAGTGTAAAGTAAGGGTTCCTATCCCTAACGAGTAGTCTAAATCCAAGGACATTAGCACTTGGACTTTGTGAGCTAACTCCACTTTTGACCAGAGAAAGAGTGAGTCAGTCCGTTGCCTAGATAGGCAAGTTCTGTGTTCTTGGCATCAGTGGCAGGGACACAGTGAGCTACAGGTTCGGCAGAACCCAATAGCTTTGGCCTAAACTATGTAGTTGTGTTAAGAATTTCATGTAATATGTACAAATAATCTATTCAAAAACcagtaagaaaaaagaaatgtgGCTCAGAACCCAAAAACTAAAAGTTTTGGCTCCACTTCTGCTTGGCGTAGCATGTCTTGTGAGGTGAACATTTTTCTCTATGTGATTATTCGAGACAATTTTTCTCTATGTGATTTTATGTCTACTACAAAATTCATGCATACATGCTCAAGCTTTTGACAGGTAAAATTTTTAAATGCATGAGGTGCAATTACCATGGCTAAGTAGGTATTGTGGTTTCAGCAAGCGCAAGTTACATGTCAAGTAATGTTgatattaaaagaattaaaaacaAAGGTGAAAAGTTATAATATCGTCTTACCATAATAATATGTTGAATGAATTGTGATGCGTTCAGTTGGCTGAATAATAAGAACAAGGACTAATCAGTAAAATGACAAAGGCTTTTATCTGGAAGAAACTGCCAAAAGGTTAAATAATATCTCATAAAAACAatgcaaaaaaaagaaagaaaatgaatgaGCATACAGAAAGAGTATCGCTTATGGCGCAGAATTTTCCAAAAGCTTAGTTGCAGTCTTTTGCGTGCTTTCATAAACTAGAGACAGAAACTAATCAATTTGTCAGCATGATAAGTTGACAAACCATAAATGGAGAAGGCAGACCACTAATTTGGTCCATAAGCGTTAAATTTGGATTGTTCCTTAGCATTTAATGTGTCAATTGCGTCTTCAATGTTTGAGATAGGTTATAGAGATAGCACTTGAAACCCCCACCCCTAGTGTGTATATTTTCCAGCAGCTGAGTTAATGACAGAAATAGAAAGAGATCCTAAAATGATgcgaaaaaaaataataagaagaagaaaaatacagtacataataatgatgatgcttCTGCATCAAGGTAAAGGATCTCTTAGGAAATGATTTCAGACGTGATGATCACAGTATATGCCTACTGAAAGTTGGCGAccaaattttggaaaacttaAAGGCCCAAATTTTCAGTGTACTACACATATGGCCAATCATGACATAATAcatgaggatttttttttttccttggaaaAACTGGTAACTGTAATCAACaaaacccagtgtaatcccaaaACTCCTACGTCCTATTGTTGCATGATCAACCGACAAACAAATGCATATGTTCCATCTCATAAAACAACACTCTCCCAAGAATACATTCGTAAAAATATGATGTGCTTTAAGTGTTGTTTATCAAATGACACAGAAAGCATTACAAAGTAGGCTTCAAAAGGACTAAGTTCATAAAACTATAGCTTTTAGTATGGTCAAGAACTCAAGATACCTTGCTTAAGATACTTCTTTCAAGCAAAGTGGATAAGTTTAAACCtgtttcaaatgaaaacaaTGAAGAGAAAGtaattgaaatagaaataatACCATTACAAAGATCCCTTCACGTCTAGTAGGTAATTGCTCAAGTTTTCTCAGTGTTTCATCTCCTTTCGTAACTTTGCCAAATATTGCATACTGAATTATTtgacaaaaatgaaaaacaatgTAACATTGTCAATAACAAAGAGAAAATCCTTCTCTATTCACTGTGATAGCTAGGATTTTGAGCAACATACCTTACCATCGAGGTGGGGTGCATCTCCAAGGAGCATTGAAAATGATGAGCCACCACTATCGGGATCTTCATACCTATGGCAAAGCAGAGCTGAGAAAGGTTCAGCTAAAATCATTATTTGTGCACAATGAAATACCAGTAAAATAAGAAAGTTCATTGAAGGTATATTGCTACAGAATAGAAAGATTCTTAATTGCATGTAATATCCATAGACTTTGATCTTAATTTACATATCCCAGACGATATCCGTATACACCTCGGTAAATCTTTAGTATAAGCCCATGACCATCTGTGCAAAAAGACGAAATCCAATATACTAGTCAATTCCTACTTGGACTtctccaaatatacccttatgTTAGAAGTAATATGTACAGCTTCTTAACAAGCACTGTCATAAAAGATACTTCCCCTATTTCAATTCACTTTATGTGTCCTAGactcctaattactatttggAGAGTCGAATGCTATTTTCTTTGACCAcgattttttcaaatatttttaaacattttgaattgttaattattgtgacttgtagtaccttttaaatattttctaaatatgtaaattttaattcagaaaaaattaaaaattctatGTCCGGATTCACACCGAAAATTAGTTAGTTTGACCCCATACTCCGAATCAGGACATAAATAGAAACGAAGGGAGTAGTAGATTATATCATGTGATTTGCTCCAGATGACCATCTATTATGTGCATACAACAACATAGCCAGTGAAATCCCCACaaagtgaggtctggggagATCTATTATAAGCATGAAGTTGCAATATATAGGAACAGTGTCTCAAAGGAATAACTGCACTGGTTGTAACTTACTATAAATCTGGCTATGTATAACCAAGAAAATCAACTAATATTACCTTCCCATTGAAAGGATTCCTCTCACATGTTTCACTTCACTAAATTCACCAACAACTGTTTTTCCAGCTTCCGCCTTTTGTTCTTCATTCATAGGTGCACTCCTCCCACTAGCAACATCAGCCACTTGAGCAACAAAACCCTTATCTACCTGCAGATGTCTTTAAGATTCTCATCATTATATCCATGCTTGACAAAGCACACCGTTTTAATTACTAGCAGTTAATTACCCGAAAGATGTGATTGGTATTGTAGCCTCCCAAGCGCACTAGTTTGAAGATGTGCTCAACTGTCTTTGGCGCAACACTAGGGTAGAAACCAAATTCAATATCTCCATAATTTGTCTGCCATATAGCTAAAATCAGTCAAAGTTCATTCAGATGGATCAAGACGAAGTTCTCATTCTTGTTGGTGGTTTGAGAGGTAAGAAGCTTAATAGTTGACACACCAGGCaacttttttcatttattttaaaacaaactaaaaCCACATTTCAATGCAAATATTATAGCAGAATCACGTAACAGCGAGAATTCTGATAGCTAATAACAATATATATTCCTGGCAATCACAGTATCTGACCAACTAAACTGAATATGCgtctaacaaaaaaaaaaaagagccgcACTTTCCTTCAAATTCTTATATTTAAAGCAAAAGTTACTAATGTACAAATATACTTGCCACAGATAACAAATGAAGATTCCAGGTTCtgtttttatacatatatatgaatcaTTGCATGCCAAGTATCACAAACTTTTAGCCGAAGTTTTATACTAAATTAATACAACAATTTAACCAGCGCATAGTGTTTTTGCACAGCACTTGGCTTGAACCAGATACATTTTTTACTAGTCTTCATAAAAAGATATACATCTTTAAGAACATATTTCTATACTACGTTCATACTCACTGCCACAAATTAGTAATCGATGCAGTGGTACTCCGGCCACTAActaaaaatcatgaatttgcCTCTGATTTCAACCGAATATACTAGTTGAATTAACTAAACGGTTTGAACTTCTAACGGTTAATAATGTGTCAAACATGAAAGTTAACATTCTTGGCAGACACAATATCCAAGTCACTAAACTTAATATCCCTCTAATCAAAATAAGTTTTCCATTTTCCTTCATTATACAATACAAAAGTTGATCCTTACAGAATAATTACAACATGCCCTTGAAACGATAGATTTTaacagggaaaaaaaaaatagtgaaataCAGTCATTTAGTACATATATGTTCATAAAAGCTGTAATGTGAATGAA
Coding sequences within it:
- the LOC132032659 gene encoding peptidyl-prolyl cis-trans isomerase CYP23; the protein is MYRNKRVSIFIAYVALFSLLSKGIYAFEPEFGSTRVVFQTNYGDIEFGFYPSVAPKTVEHIFKLVRLGGYNTNHIFRVDKGFVAQVADVASGRSAPMNEEQKAEAGKTVVGEFSEVKHVRGILSMGRYEDPDSGGSSFSMLLGDAPHLDGKYAIFGKVTKGDETLRKLEQLPTRREGIFVMPTERITIHSTYYYDTNMKTCEEERSLLKRRLSAAAVEIERQRMKCFP